A stretch of the Filimonas lacunae genome encodes the following:
- a CDS encoding vWA domain-containing protein → MTPEEQHIRKWRLILGGGDNDGTSQQLGKQDQQIDDALSALYDSEKKGGLGASSPNVSRWLGDIRSFFPNTVVQVMQQDALQRLNLTQMLLEKEMLEQVEADVHLVATLMSLRGVIPDKTKDTARQVVRKVVDELLRKLAQPMQQAVTGSLNRSVRNTRPRHNEINWHTTILKNLKHYQPAYKTIIPETRIGYGRRRTALKDVVLCLDQSGSMGTSVVYSGIFGSVMASIPAVNTKMIVFDTMVADLTEELTDPVELLFGVQLGGGTDIQLALTYCQQVITRPLDTVLILITDLYEGGNPAHLRKRAQELTDAGVQLIVLLALNDEGAPSYDHDNAQFLTNLGVPVFACTPDLFPDLMAAALSKQDIAGWASRQDIVLKK, encoded by the coding sequence ATGACACCGGAAGAACAACATATACGCAAATGGCGCTTAATACTGGGCGGGGGCGATAACGATGGCACCTCTCAGCAGCTGGGTAAACAAGACCAGCAGATAGATGACGCGCTGTCTGCTTTATACGATAGTGAAAAGAAGGGCGGACTGGGCGCTTCCTCGCCCAACGTAAGCCGCTGGCTGGGCGATATCCGCAGCTTTTTTCCCAACACCGTAGTGCAGGTAATGCAGCAGGATGCTCTGCAACGGCTTAACCTTACGCAAATGTTGCTGGAAAAAGAAATGCTGGAACAGGTAGAAGCCGATGTGCACCTGGTAGCCACCTTAATGAGCCTGCGCGGCGTTATCCCCGATAAAACCAAAGACACTGCCCGCCAGGTGGTGCGTAAGGTGGTGGATGAGCTGTTGCGCAAACTGGCGCAGCCCATGCAGCAGGCCGTAACAGGTAGCTTAAACCGCAGCGTGCGCAACACTCGCCCGCGTCACAACGAAATCAACTGGCACACTACCATCCTTAAAAACCTCAAACATTACCAGCCCGCTTATAAAACCATCATCCCCGAAACCCGCATTGGCTATGGCCGCCGGCGCACCGCATTAAAAGATGTAGTGCTGTGTTTAGATCAAAGCGGCTCTATGGGTACCTCGGTGGTGTACTCCGGCATCTTTGGCAGTGTTATGGCCAGCATTCCCGCTGTCAACACCAAAATGATCGTGTTTGATACCATGGTGGCAGACCTTACCGAAGAGCTCACCGATCCGGTAGAACTGCTGTTTGGCGTACAGCTGGGTGGAGGCACGGATATACAGCTGGCATTAACGTATTGCCAGCAGGTGATCACCCGTCCGTTGGATACGGTGTTGATCTTGATCACTGACCTGTACGAAGGAGGCAATCCCGCGCACCTGCGCAAACGCGCGCAGGAACTCACCGATGCCGGTGTGCAACTCATCGTGCTGCTGGCATTGAACGATGAAGGCGCCCCTTCTTACGACCATGATAATGCGCAATTCCTTACCAACCTGGGCGTGCCGGTGTTTGCCTGCACACCCGATCTGTTTCCCGATCTCATGGCCGCTGCGTTAAGCAAGCAGGATATTGCCGGTTGGGCATCCAGGCAGGATATTGTGTTAAAGAAATAA
- a CDS encoding AAA family ATPase — protein MMAIVLAWVFCSVSPVAAQSDSSLQQISQSYDKLSLSQLNKLESKYASLGKKLQQQNTGILTRMKKKEAKLQKELSGKDSVAAKQMLQQSQEKYKKLEAKLQATANSANKNPLKEYIPGLDTMQNSMRFLEQAKDQIPGLPADKVAQVKEVSEKLKNLQSQLQQANDIKAFVKERQQQLTNQLPKFNMGSQLTGINKEAYYYQQQLQEYKSLVNNKEKLEEKALATLRELPAFKSFIKQNSYLARMFPSGSSGSTMEGALAGLQTRSQISQQISDRLGTAASGTAGGGNPLQSQITQAQGQLDDLKAKINKAGGSSSDAAMPEGFKPNGQKTKSFLQRLEYGINIQTQKSSNLLPSISDIGLSLGYKLTDNKVIGVGASYKLGWGKPINNIKFTSEGVSLRSYIDIKAKGSFWLTGGYELNYLQSFGKIEELNNLDAWQKSGLLGLTKKYKVGKKQGNMQLLWDFLSYSQKPQPQAIKFRLGYTL, from the coding sequence ATGATGGCAATAGTCCTGGCATGGGTGTTTTGTTCTGTATCTCCAGTAGCTGCTCAATCCGATTCTTCGTTACAGCAAATCAGCCAGTCTTACGATAAACTGAGCCTTTCTCAATTAAATAAGTTAGAGTCTAAATACGCCAGCCTGGGCAAAAAGCTCCAACAACAAAATACGGGTATCCTGACCCGGATGAAGAAAAAGGAAGCAAAACTGCAAAAGGAGTTATCAGGAAAGGATAGCGTGGCTGCAAAACAAATGCTGCAGCAGTCGCAGGAAAAATACAAGAAACTGGAAGCCAAACTACAGGCTACTGCCAATTCTGCTAATAAGAATCCGTTGAAGGAATACATTCCGGGGTTGGACACTATGCAAAACTCTATGCGTTTTTTAGAGCAGGCAAAGGATCAAATACCTGGTTTACCAGCCGACAAGGTGGCGCAGGTAAAGGAAGTGAGTGAAAAACTGAAAAACCTGCAAAGCCAATTACAACAAGCCAACGATATAAAAGCCTTCGTAAAAGAACGCCAGCAGCAGTTAACCAACCAGTTGCCTAAATTCAATATGGGCAGTCAGCTTACAGGAATTAATAAAGAAGCGTATTACTACCAGCAGCAGCTGCAGGAGTATAAATCATTAGTCAATAACAAAGAGAAACTGGAAGAAAAAGCCCTGGCCACTTTACGCGAGCTACCTGCTTTCAAAAGCTTTATTAAGCAAAACAGTTACCTGGCGCGCATGTTTCCCTCCGGCTCATCCGGTAGTACTATGGAAGGGGCACTGGCCGGTTTACAAACCCGTTCTCAAATTTCCCAGCAAATCAGCGATCGTTTAGGCACGGCAGCATCCGGCACAGCGGGTGGCGGCAACCCGTTACAGTCACAAATTACCCAGGCGCAGGGCCAGCTGGACGACCTGAAAGCAAAAATCAACAAAGCAGGCGGCAGCAGCAGCGATGCAGCTATGCCGGAAGGATTTAAGCCTAACGGACAAAAAACAAAAAGCTTTTTACAGCGCCTGGAATATGGCATCAATATCCAAACGCAAAAAAGCAGCAACCTGCTGCCTTCCATTAGTGATATTGGCTTATCGCTGGGATATAAATTAACCGATAACAAAGTAATAGGGGTAGGCGCCAGCTATAAACTGGGATGGGGTAAGCCTATCAACAACATTAAATTCACCAGCGAAGGGGTAAGCCTTCGTTCTTATATAGACATTAAAGCCAAAGGGAGTTTTTGGCTAACAGGTGGTTACGAGCTCAACTACCTGCAAAGCTTTGGCAAAATAGAAGAATTGAACAATCTCGATGCCTGGCAAAAAAGCGGGTTACTGGGACTTACCAAAAAGTATAAGGTTGGTAAAAAACAGGGTAACATGCAATTGCTATGGGATTTCTTAAGCTATAGCCAAAAGCCGCAACCGCAGGCTATTAAGTTCAGGCTGGGGTATACCTTATAA
- a CDS encoding DUF6443 domain-containing protein → MKIISLLIMTVAATNIVAQQVNKPKVATAPEQGSATLAALPAAYPAATPVNYVRTWQPLKPFASETEVVGNSLVKEVNRVTQYVDGLGRHIQTVSWKAAPGELDLVTPVVYDELGREKYKYMPYASGSDGNFKPDPFPASIYSGTGVLQQLYPGEKYFYTQVNYEASPLSRVEKTMSPGNNWVGSSRGIQTQYLVNTTDDSVRLWSICFNALPDDADANPVFNIPQSAGVYAVGELSKTVTTDENNHQVIEYKDKEGHIVLKKVQEKETPSSSAYNDWLCTYYVYDDMGQLRFVMSPKAVQQVRGNNWSFNNKQTVADELCFHYEYDKRQRIIAKKIPGAGWVYMVYDQRDRLVYTQDAGLRAGKKWWMATFYDALNRPAQTAMLTGYQGTRATLQTFVEGIADGVTTVPGTGSYTSSTQANLQVNSWTVGVDYEATNSVLFLPEFVSGDAAEFTAEIVTDTIKTFGSSQELSAYAVPANGTFIPLTYSFYDDYSWTPAHAYTAVDNSKLGIGANVYGELLPAINSVATKGIATGSRVRVIENAADLTQGSWLETAHYYDDKGRMVQVNSDNYKGGQEVVTSRFDFAGKVISTYQVHTVSSADISTNRMYTEMDYDQAGRITQIRKTLNDDASTTQVIASSTYNNQGQLQQKVLGPETQEFSYNVRGWLKGINWATIHNNPWFAMDLSYDWGYDQNQYNGNIAGMRWYTRGSGKSRSYGYGYDAVNRLLYGCFTQQSGSDSWTNENGLDFSMQMGNGIASDSTYDANGNILSMKHMGWKGGGSTVIDNLKYTYLNSGNSNKLQNVVDRANEEGTKLGDFRTSKNSPNKSLKANATSYDAITDYYYDVNGNLVKDYNKDIGTSDSAGIEYNYLNLPYKIKVYAPEYANGVKGVITYIYDATGNKLEKRVAENADTAGKGNKTAITSYAGGFVYENNVLQYAAHEEGRIRPLRNPDDSTLTGYTFDWFLKDHLGNVRVVLTEEKKTDIYPAATLEGEANSDGLKLESTYYDIDTANIKPTPFALKSTYGTVPSNEYANNNGIPNPNKYINTDAISTKMYKLNGANGVKTGLGITLKVMAGDTVNVFGRSFWKDASWSNSNDGSSQLDPLVIFTGLLGGPAGVGGAHGVTASQVNGVNANVAGMRDLVSDQNSGTAAPKAFINYMFFDEQFRYVSGGYSQVQDTGGLKNHFNVAAMQNIPVDTSGYIYVYCSNGSAVDVYFDNLQVMLQHGSLVEETHYYPFGLTMKGISAKAAGILLNRYGITGKEKQDQEFSDGSGLEIYDFGARMLDQQTGRWSVIDSKSDKYVAWTPYNYVANNPVKMVDINGKEWLDANGNKIYENGAYTEYATGNDKRLGEQLRSTKTGAEQFEKLVNSTQKITVLLDKKSETQVDDEGNIVMGLTVPKFFKSSDGKSAEVATATLTLYANSVDATLKKVGEKGSEQIGNRKINKDITFIELLAIVFGHEIEHTTNKNVNASLQKGNAQAGEEEAYKISDALIDETKEAKKPAQ, encoded by the coding sequence ATGAAAATTATCTCTTTATTGATAATGACAGTGGCTGCAACGAATATAGTTGCACAGCAGGTGAATAAACCCAAGGTGGCAACCGCCCCGGAACAGGGTAGTGCTACATTGGCTGCTTTGCCAGCAGCTTACCCGGCAGCTACACCAGTAAATTATGTGCGCACCTGGCAACCGTTAAAGCCTTTTGCTTCTGAAACGGAAGTGGTGGGCAATTCCCTTGTAAAAGAGGTGAACAGGGTAACACAATATGTGGATGGTTTGGGCCGTCACATACAAACTGTGAGCTGGAAGGCGGCACCGGGCGAACTCGACCTGGTAACCCCGGTAGTATATGATGAATTGGGGCGGGAGAAATATAAATACATGCCTTATGCCAGCGGCAGCGATGGTAATTTTAAGCCAGACCCTTTTCCGGCAAGCATCTATTCCGGCACCGGTGTACTACAGCAATTGTATCCTGGTGAAAAATATTTTTACACGCAGGTGAATTACGAGGCCTCTCCTTTAAGCCGGGTTGAAAAAACAATGTCTCCTGGTAACAATTGGGTGGGTAGCAGCCGTGGTATCCAAACACAATACCTGGTAAATACTACAGATGACAGTGTACGCCTATGGTCTATATGTTTTAATGCTTTACCGGATGATGCAGATGCCAATCCTGTATTCAATATCCCGCAATCTGCCGGCGTGTATGCAGTCGGGGAATTGTCAAAAACAGTAACAACAGACGAAAATAACCACCAGGTAATAGAATATAAAGACAAAGAAGGTCATATCGTATTGAAGAAAGTACAGGAAAAAGAAACCCCCTCTTCCAGCGCATACAACGATTGGTTGTGTACTTATTATGTATATGACGATATGGGGCAGCTTCGTTTTGTGATGTCTCCTAAAGCCGTACAGCAGGTGCGGGGTAATAACTGGAGTTTTAATAATAAACAAACAGTGGCAGATGAATTGTGTTTCCACTACGAATACGATAAACGGCAGCGTATCATAGCTAAAAAAATTCCTGGCGCTGGTTGGGTATATATGGTGTATGATCAAAGAGACCGTTTGGTATATACTCAGGATGCAGGTTTGCGCGCGGGTAAAAAATGGTGGATGGCTACTTTTTATGATGCCTTGAATCGCCCTGCCCAAACGGCTATGTTAACGGGCTACCAGGGCACACGGGCAACCCTGCAAACGTTTGTAGAGGGGATTGCGGATGGTGTAACCACTGTTCCGGGTACAGGAAGCTATACCAGTTCTACCCAGGCCAATTTACAGGTAAACAGCTGGACAGTAGGTGTGGATTACGAAGCCACCAACAGTGTGCTGTTTTTGCCTGAATTTGTAAGTGGTGATGCAGCAGAATTTACAGCAGAAATTGTAACTGATACTATCAAAACTTTTGGAAGTAGTCAGGAATTAAGCGCCTATGCAGTGCCTGCTAACGGAACCTTTATTCCGCTCACGTATTCATTTTATGATGATTACAGCTGGACGCCTGCACATGCCTATACTGCTGTTGATAATAGTAAGCTGGGCATAGGGGCCAATGTGTATGGAGAGCTATTGCCTGCGATCAATAGTGTGGCTACTAAAGGAATCGCAACGGGGTCCCGTGTTCGTGTAATAGAAAATGCAGCAGATTTAACCCAGGGTAGTTGGCTGGAAACGGCGCATTATTATGATGATAAAGGTCGTATGGTGCAGGTGAACAGCGATAACTATAAAGGTGGTCAGGAGGTGGTTACCAGCAGGTTCGACTTTGCGGGTAAGGTAATTAGTACTTACCAGGTGCATACTGTTTCTTCAGCTGATATTAGCACCAACCGGATGTATACCGAAATGGATTATGATCAGGCCGGACGTATAACACAGATTCGCAAAACATTGAACGACGATGCCAGCACTACTCAGGTAATAGCCAGCAGTACTTACAACAATCAGGGGCAATTACAACAAAAAGTACTGGGTCCTGAAACCCAGGAGTTCAGTTATAATGTGCGTGGCTGGTTAAAAGGTATTAACTGGGCAACAATTCATAACAATCCTTGGTTTGCCATGGACCTTAGCTACGATTGGGGCTACGACCAAAATCAATACAACGGCAATATCGCCGGTATGCGCTGGTATACGCGTGGATCTGGTAAAAGCCGTAGTTATGGTTATGGATATGATGCGGTGAACAGGCTGTTGTATGGCTGCTTTACACAACAAAGCGGAAGTGATAGCTGGACCAATGAGAACGGTTTGGATTTCAGTATGCAGATGGGGAATGGTATTGCATCAGATTCCACTTATGATGCCAATGGTAATATTCTGTCGATGAAGCACATGGGCTGGAAGGGCGGAGGTAGTACTGTTATTGACAATCTGAAATATACTTATCTGAATAGCGGTAATAGCAATAAGCTTCAAAACGTAGTGGATCGTGCTAATGAGGAAGGCACTAAGCTGGGCGATTTTCGTACTTCCAAAAACAGCCCGAATAAAAGCCTCAAAGCCAATGCTACCAGTTATGATGCTATCACAGATTATTACTACGATGTTAATGGTAACCTGGTAAAAGACTATAATAAAGATATTGGCACCTCAGATAGTGCGGGTATAGAATACAATTATCTCAATTTGCCCTATAAGATTAAAGTGTATGCTCCTGAATATGCCAATGGGGTAAAAGGTGTCATCACCTACATTTATGATGCAACAGGCAATAAACTGGAAAAGCGTGTGGCTGAAAATGCCGATACTGCCGGCAAAGGTAATAAAACAGCCATTACTTCTTATGCAGGAGGCTTTGTTTATGAAAATAATGTGTTGCAATACGCTGCTCACGAAGAAGGGCGTATTCGTCCTTTGCGCAACCCTGATGACAGCACACTTACCGGCTACACATTCGATTGGTTTTTAAAAGATCATCTGGGCAATGTGCGGGTGGTGTTAACGGAGGAAAAGAAAACAGATATATATCCCGCTGCAACCCTGGAGGGAGAAGCGAATAGCGATGGGCTTAAGCTGGAAAGTACTTATTATGATATTGATACGGCCAACATTAAGCCAACACCGTTCGCTTTAAAAAGTACTTATGGTACTGTTCCATCAAATGAGTATGCAAACAATAATGGCATTCCTAATCCTAATAAGTATATCAATACCGATGCCATCAGTACCAAAATGTATAAATTGAATGGTGCTAATGGGGTTAAAACGGGCCTGGGTATTACTTTAAAAGTAATGGCAGGTGATACTGTGAATGTGTTTGGCCGTTCTTTCTGGAAAGATGCCAGCTGGAGTAACAGTAACGATGGAAGTTCACAGTTAGATCCGTTGGTCATCTTCACAGGCTTGCTGGGTGGCCCGGCCGGTGTAGGCGGTGCACATGGTGTAACCGCCAGCCAGGTAAACGGTGTTAATGCCAATGTAGCAGGTATGCGGGATCTGGTAAGTGATCAAAACAGTGGTACCGCAGCACCTAAAGCATTTATTAACTATATGTTTTTCGATGAGCAGTTCCGGTATGTATCAGGCGGTTATTCACAGGTACAGGATACCGGAGGGTTAAAAAATCATTTTAATGTTGCTGCCATGCAAAATATACCCGTTGATACCAGTGGCTATATTTATGTATATTGTAGCAATGGCAGCGCAGTAGATGTGTATTTTGATAACCTGCAGGTAATGTTGCAGCACGGGTCTCTGGTGGAAGAAACGCATTATTATCCTTTTGGTTTAACAATGAAGGGGATCAGTGCTAAAGCAGCCGGTATATTGCTTAATCGTTATGGCATTACCGGGAAAGAAAAACAGGATCAGGAGTTTAGCGATGGTAGTGGATTAGAAATATATGATTTTGGGGCCAGGATGCTTGATCAGCAGACCGGAAGATGGTCGGTTATCGATTCTAAATCAGATAAATATGTAGCTTGGACGCCCTATAACTATGTTGCCAATAACCCTGTTAAAATGGTTGACATAAATGGAAAAGAGTGGCTTGATGCTAACGGGAATAAAATTTATGAAAATGGCGCTTACACTGAATATGCGACTGGTAATGATAAAAGGCTGGGCGAACAACTAAGATCTACTAAAACCGGAGCTGAGCAATTTGAAAAGTTGGTAAATTCAACTCAGAAGATCACAGTTTTATTAGATAAAAAATCAGAAACCCAGGTGGATGATGAGGGGAATATTGTTATGGGATTAACGGTGCCAAAATTTTTTAAAAGCTCAGATGGTAAAAGTGCCGAAGTGGCAACAGCTACATTAACGTTATATGCCAATTCAGTAGATGCTACATTGAAAAAAGTTGGAGAAAAAGGAAGTGAGCAGATCGGAAATAGAAAAATTAATAAAGACATTACTTTTATAGAACTATTGGCTATTGTGTTTGGCCATGAAATTGAACATACTACCAATAAAAATGTGAATGCGTCATTACAGAAAGGAAATGCTCAGGCTGGTGAAGAGGAAGCCTATAAAATATCAGATGCTTTAATTGATGAAACCAAGGAGGCCAAAAAGCCTGCTCAATAA
- a CDS encoding RMD1 family protein → MHKVSSFQIADSIDIKAFKTVFTPELLYSDSDELFYKTDADAFIYVFKFGIVSFFNYNELQIAHFIEVINPYCKNKLADRLTEDFEIDVTASRYKLGYNKIELPGIDANVLRLIMLNVSQSVALDHYSQLTNILLEETNYHTQILEQKGSLGLSGGNLKKYIGRTLNIKNRITANLYIFDSPDETWEDEDLNKLDVGLKRTFDLKDRFRTILEGLAIVKENLDLFKDILQHRNSTRLEWVIIILIMVEVLNLFIEKLF, encoded by the coding sequence ATGCACAAAGTATCCTCCTTTCAGATAGCTGACAGTATAGATATTAAAGCCTTCAAAACTGTTTTCACCCCCGAACTCCTGTACTCCGATTCGGATGAACTGTTTTACAAAACCGATGCGGATGCGTTTATTTACGTGTTCAAATTCGGCATCGTTAGCTTTTTTAATTACAACGAGCTACAGATCGCTCATTTTATTGAAGTGATCAACCCCTACTGCAAAAACAAACTGGCAGATCGTTTGACCGAAGATTTTGAAATAGACGTTACCGCCAGTCGCTATAAACTGGGGTACAATAAAATAGAACTGCCGGGTATCGACGCCAATGTACTGCGCCTTATCATGCTCAACGTATCGCAATCAGTAGCTCTGGATCACTATTCGCAGCTTACCAATATCCTGCTCGAAGAAACCAACTACCACACGCAAATTCTGGAGCAAAAGGGCAGCTTGGGCTTATCCGGCGGCAACCTCAAAAAATACATCGGCCGCACGCTTAACATCAAAAACCGCATCACCGCCAACCTGTATATCTTCGACTCGCCCGACGAAACCTGGGAAGATGAAGACCTCAACAAGCTGGATGTGGGTCTCAAACGCACCTTCGATTTAAAGGATCGTTTCCGAACCATCCTGGAAGGCCTGGCCATCGTAAAAGAAAACCTCGATCTGTTTAAAGACATCTTACAGCACCGCAACAGCACCCGGCTGGAATGGGTGATCATTATATTGATTATGGTGGAGGTGTTGAATTTGTTTATTGAAAAACTGTTTTAG
- a CDS encoding MFS transporter, with protein MKQTQTVFAILFTISFGHLLNDMMQAVIPAVYPLLKTNFHLNFTQIGLITFTFQLTASLLQPFVGIYTDKHPKPYSLAIGMAFTLAGLLCLSQAGSFTAILLSVSLIGTGSSIFHPESSRVAHLASGGKKGLAQSIFQLGGNAGSAIGPLLAALIVIPHGQTYISWFAVSAVLGMIILWRIGVWYKAHLQEKVNKAASTVVLNPNLTKNRVIASLGILLVLIFSKYFYMASMTSYFTFYLIDKFHLTVQQSQMYLFVFLASVAAGTLLGGPLGDRFGRKYIIWISILGAAPFTLLLPYANLFWTGALSVIIGIIISSAFSAILVYATELVPGKVGMIAGLFFGFAFGMGGLGSALLGRLADHTNMFYVFKICAFLPLIGIITGFLPDIEGKKK; from the coding sequence ATGAAACAAACCCAAACAGTCTTCGCCATTCTATTCACTATTAGCTTTGGTCATTTGCTCAACGATATGATGCAGGCCGTTATCCCTGCTGTATATCCGCTATTGAAAACCAATTTTCATCTCAACTTTACACAAATCGGGTTAATCACCTTCACCTTCCAGTTAACCGCTTCTTTATTGCAGCCGTTTGTGGGAATATATACCGATAAGCATCCCAAACCCTATTCACTGGCTATAGGCATGGCCTTTACACTGGCAGGATTGCTGTGTTTATCGCAGGCAGGCAGCTTTACCGCCATCCTGTTATCGGTAAGTTTAATCGGTACCGGTTCGTCTATTTTCCATCCCGAGTCGTCCCGCGTGGCACACCTGGCTTCGGGGGGTAAAAAAGGACTGGCGCAATCTATCTTCCAGCTGGGCGGTAATGCCGGTTCGGCTATCGGTCCCTTGCTGGCTGCGTTAATTGTTATTCCACACGGGCAAACTTATATCAGCTGGTTTGCGGTATCGGCTGTACTGGGCATGATCATCCTGTGGCGCATTGGCGTATGGTACAAAGCGCATTTGCAGGAGAAAGTGAACAAAGCAGCTTCCACGGTAGTGCTCAATCCCAACCTCACTAAAAACAGGGTGATCGCATCGCTGGGCATCCTGCTGGTATTGATCTTTTCCAAGTATTTCTACATGGCCAGTATGACCAGCTACTTCACTTTCTACCTCATCGATAAATTCCATTTAACCGTGCAACAGTCGCAAATGTACCTGTTCGTGTTCCTGGCTTCTGTAGCCGCAGGCACTTTACTGGGCGGACCACTGGGCGATCGTTTTGGCCGTAAATACATTATCTGGATCTCTATCCTGGGCGCTGCGCCGTTTACCCTCCTGCTGCCTTATGCCAACCTGTTCTGGACTGGTGCGCTGTCGGTAATTATCGGTATCATTATTTCTTCTGCTTTCTCCGCCATCCTGGTATATGCTACCGAACTGGTGCCGGGTAAAGTAGGTATGATAGCCGGATTGTTCTTCGGTTTTGCTTTTGGTATGGGAGGCTTAGGCAGCGCCTTGCTGGGCAGATTAGCCGATCACACCAATATGTTCTACGTGTTTAAGATCTGTGCGTTTTTGCCGTTGATTGGTATTATTACAGGCTTTTTGCCGGATATTGAGGGTAAGAAGAAGTAG
- a CDS encoding FadR/GntR family transcriptional regulator has protein sequence MITRKSLADEVAESLQQQIAAGKFKVNEQLPIEPELMKTFGVGRSSIREAIKLLVNSGYLRVQQGVGTFVADASGVKEPLSQRLKRSSKEDISEVRQLLELKIVEKAALKRTEADIKKMTRHLHKRLQMAEAGLLAESVEADIQFHIAVAEACKNDILADLYKSFTSHMQQQFLSYKDAEIFITTNPIHEHLLQCIIDKDPKKAVHWASKL, from the coding sequence ATGATCACCCGGAAATCACTGGCAGACGAAGTAGCAGAAAGCCTGCAACAGCAAATAGCAGCTGGTAAGTTTAAGGTAAACGAACAGTTGCCTATCGAGCCCGAGCTGATGAAAACATTTGGCGTGGGCCGTTCTTCCATCCGCGAGGCCATCAAGCTGCTGGTCAACTCCGGCTATTTACGGGTGCAGCAGGGGGTAGGCACTTTTGTAGCCGATGCCTCCGGGGTAAAAGAACCTTTATCCCAGCGCCTCAAACGCTCCAGCAAAGAAGATATCAGTGAGGTAAGGCAACTGCTGGAATTAAAGATTGTAGAAAAGGCAGCACTGAAACGCACCGAAGCCGATATTAAAAAAATGACCCGCCACCTCCACAAGCGGTTACAAATGGCTGAAGCCGGCTTGTTAGCCGAAAGCGTGGAAGCCGATATTCAATTTCACATCGCTGTAGCCGAAGCCTGTAAAAATGATATCCTGGCCGATTTGTATAAGTCTTTCACCAGCCATATGCAGCAGCAATTCTTATCCTATAAGGATGCCGAAATTTTTATCACCACCAATCCTATACACGAGCACTTGCTGCAATGTATCATAGATAAAGACCCCAAAAAAGCCGTACACTGGGCGTCTAAATTATAA